The following coding sequences are from one Lycium ferocissimum isolate CSIRO_LF1 chromosome 3, AGI_CSIRO_Lferr_CH_V1, whole genome shotgun sequence window:
- the LOC132049605 gene encoding CBL-interacting serine/threonine-protein kinase 14-like: protein MPEILPEESSSSSSTTAIATAATGDLKLNLFGKYDVGKLLGCGAFAKVYHARDIRTRQSVAIKTVNKAKILKGGFTEHVKREIAIMRRLRHPHIVRLHEVLATKTKIYYVMEFAKGGELFTKVTKGRFSEDLSRRYFQQLISAVDYCHSRGVYHRDLKLENLLLDENWDLKVTDFGLSAVSDQIRPDGLLHTLCGTPAYVAPEILEKKGYNGAKIDIWSCGIILFVLNAGYLPFTDSNLMAMYRKIYKGEFRCPKWTSHGLKMLLTRLLDTNPETRISIEQIRNDPWFKKGYKEVKLCIDEEFELKNSGSELLNAFHIISLSSGVNLSGLLKSLGGKDTVDVERFVSAESAESIKQRIEEVAKAEGMRVTGKNGAAVRVEGKNGKFVLVMQINRLTEQVVIVEVKRKEIGAGPDRDIWKQKFKPQLSEFFL from the coding sequence atGCCAGAGATCTTACCTGAGGAAAGCAGTTCATCCTCATCAACCACTGCCATCGCCACCGCCGCTACCGGAGATTTGAAGCTTAACCTATTCGGAAAATACGATGTCGGAAAACTCTTAGGTTGTGGTGCTTTTGCAAAGGTATATCATGCAAGAGACATTAGAACAAGACAAAGCGTTGCAATTAAAACCGTAAACAAGGCTAAGATATTAAAAGGCGGTTTCACGGAGCACGTTAAGCGTGAGATTGCTATCATGCGCCGGTTGCGTCATCCTCATATCGTGCGCCTACACGAAGTTTTAGCGACGAAAACAAAGATCTATTACGTAATGGAATTCGCTAAAGGTGGAGAGCTTTTTACAAAGGTAACCAAAGGTCGATTCAGCGAAGATCTCAGCCGTAGATATTTTCAACAATTAATCTCAGCCGTTGATTATTGTCACTCTCGTGGCGTGTATCATCGAGATCTAAAGCTTGAAAACCTATTGCTAGACGAAAATTGGGATCTTAAAGTAACGGATTTCGGGTTAAGTGCGGTTTCGGATCAGATCCGACCCGATGGATTGCTCCATACGCTTTGTGGTACTCCTGCTTACGTGGCACCTGAAATACTTGAGAAAAAAGGATATAATGGAGCTAAGATTGATATTTGGTCGTGTGGAATAATCCTTTTTGTGCTTAATGCTGGTTATTTGCCATTTACTGATTCAAATTTAATGGCTATGTATCGAAAAATCTATAAAGGCGAGTTTCGTTGCCCTAAATGGACTTCGCACGGGTTAAAAATGTTGCTTACACGGCTCCTGGACACGAATCCTGAGACGAGGATATCGATTGAGCAGATCAGGAACGATCCGTGGTTTAAAAAAGGTTATAAAGAGGTGAAATTGTGTATCGATGAGGAATTCGAGTTGAAAAATAGTGGATCCGAGTTGCTGAATGCGTTTCATATAATCTCGTTATCATCAGGTGTTAATCTGTCTGGATTGTTGAAGAGTTTAGGAGGCAAAGATACGGTGGATGTTGAACGGTTTGTTTCAGCAGAGTCAGCAGAGAGCATAAAGCAGAGGATTGAAGAGGTTGCGAAAGCGGAAGGAATGAGAGTTACTGGAAAAAATGGCGCTGCCGTGAGGGTTGAAGGGAAAAATGGGAAATTTGTGTTGGTAATGCAGATTAACCGGTTAACGGAGCAAGTGGTAATTGTAGAAGTTAAAAGAAAGGAGATTGGGGCTGGACCTGATCGAGATATATGGAAACAGAAATTTAAGCCGCAGTtgagtgaattttttttatga